The proteins below come from a single Edaphobacter acidisoli genomic window:
- a CDS encoding flagellar motor protein MotB — translation MSRKKKQHEHVNHERWLVSYADFITLLFAFFVVLFASSQSDKHKQQQLSSAMQSAFQPLGVFEAHSKTPPLIPGGAATNAAPLALPVPVGRGNQHETLEETQRRLSKFLAQQISSGGIPPGSVTMQMTAEGLVISLHEAGFFASGSAEVRTQSIPTLQRLAEQLPAGPLRIEGHTDNIPIHNSQYATNWELSTARATSIARLLLSTGHIDPANVAAAGYAEYHPIASNATEAGRAQNRRVDIILLRHPASSP, via the coding sequence ATGAGCCGCAAAAAGAAGCAGCACGAGCACGTCAACCACGAGCGCTGGCTGGTCTCCTACGCCGACTTCATCACCCTGCTCTTCGCATTCTTCGTCGTACTCTTCGCCTCCAGCCAGTCCGACAAGCACAAGCAGCAACAGCTATCCTCAGCCATGCAATCCGCCTTCCAGCCGCTCGGCGTCTTCGAAGCGCACTCGAAGACGCCGCCGCTCATTCCCGGCGGAGCAGCAACCAACGCCGCGCCACTCGCGCTTCCCGTCCCCGTCGGACGAGGCAACCAGCACGAGACGCTGGAGGAGACACAAAGGCGTCTCAGCAAATTCCTCGCCCAGCAAATCTCCTCCGGAGGCATCCCGCCCGGTAGTGTCACCATGCAGATGACCGCCGAAGGCCTTGTCATCTCGCTGCACGAAGCAGGCTTCTTCGCCTCAGGTTCAGCCGAGGTCCGCACACAATCCATCCCCACGCTTCAGCGCCTCGCCGAACAACTACCCGCAGGCCCGCTCCGCATCGAAGGCCACACCGACAACATCCCCATCCACAACTCGCAGTACGCCACCAACTGGGAGCTCTCCACCGCACGCGCCACCTCCATCGCGCGCCTGCTGCTCTCCACCGGCCACATCGACCCAGCCAACGTTGCCGCCGCCGGCTACGCCGAATACCACCCCATCGCGTCGAACGCCACCGAAGCAGGCCGCGCACAAAACCGCCGCGTCGACATCATCCTTTTACGACACCCAGCATCTTCACCATAA
- a CDS encoding non-canonical purine NTP pyrophosphatase: MTLYVATTNPGKLRDFAAAANSSVTIEPLPGLKEIPAPPEDEPTFEGNARAKAVYYSQHAPGKIILADDSGLEVDALAGAPGVRSARYAEDLNFPVPPDTSTDERNNLCLLEALSHIPDPHPARYHCVLAAARDGEIIATAHGTVEGEIQNAPRGTLGFGYDPLFYLPEQNKTMAELDAQTKLAFSHRGRALLALETKLFTS; the protein is encoded by the coding sequence ATGACTCTCTACGTCGCCACAACCAACCCAGGCAAACTGCGCGACTTCGCTGCCGCAGCAAACAGCAGCGTAACAATCGAGCCGCTCCCCGGTCTAAAAGAAATCCCCGCCCCACCCGAAGACGAACCAACCTTCGAAGGCAACGCCCGTGCGAAGGCCGTCTATTATTCCCAGCACGCTCCAGGCAAGATCATCCTCGCCGATGACTCCGGCCTCGAAGTCGACGCGCTCGCGGGAGCACCCGGAGTCCGCTCCGCCCGCTACGCCGAAGACCTCAACTTCCCCGTCCCGCCGGACACATCGACCGACGAGCGCAACAACCTCTGCCTCCTCGAAGCCCTCAGCCACATCCCCGACCCGCACCCTGCCCGATACCACTGCGTCCTCGCGGCAGCCCGCGACGGCGAAATCATCGCCACAGCCCACGGCACTGTCGAAGGCGAAATCCAAAATGCTCCACGTGGAACACTCGGCTTCGGCTACGACCCCCTCTTCTATCTCCCTGAACAAAACAAAACCATGGCAGAGCTCGACGCCCAAACCAAACTCGCTTTCAGCCATCGCGGACGCGCTCTCCTAGCATTGGAAACGAAATTATTTACAAGTTGA
- the sdhB gene encoding succinate dehydrogenase iron-sulfur subunit yields the protein MPSTIKVEIKRQANPNAPATTEKFEVPYRPGMNITSLLGEIALNPVDVTGKPTTPVTYDSNCLEEICGSCAMLINGKAMMACSALVDKLTGPNKDQTITLAPLSKFPIVRDLSVDRSVLFENLKTVKAWVPIDGTYDLGSGPRQFPQVQEQRYPLSNCISCCCCMEVCPQFNDVTNFVGAATIAQTKLFNLDPAGAVLKEDRLRALAGDGGIGECSFAQNCVMTCPKGLPLTEAISDMGRDVFVQKVKDLFAR from the coding sequence ATGCCAAGCACCATCAAAGTCGAGATCAAGCGCCAGGCCAACCCGAACGCACCCGCCACCACCGAGAAGTTCGAGGTCCCCTACCGCCCGGGCATGAACATCACCTCGCTGCTCGGCGAGATCGCGCTCAACCCCGTTGATGTCACCGGCAAGCCCACCACGCCCGTCACCTACGACTCGAACTGCCTCGAAGAGATCTGCGGTAGCTGCGCCATGCTCATCAACGGCAAAGCGATGATGGCCTGCTCAGCGCTGGTCGACAAGCTCACCGGCCCGAACAAGGACCAGACCATCACGCTGGCCCCGCTCTCGAAGTTCCCTATCGTGCGCGACCTCTCGGTCGACCGCAGCGTGCTGTTTGAAAACCTCAAGACGGTCAAGGCGTGGGTCCCCATCGACGGCACCTACGACCTCGGCTCCGGCCCGCGCCAATTTCCTCAAGTTCAGGAGCAGCGCTACCCGCTCTCGAACTGCATCAGCTGCTGCTGCTGCATGGAGGTCTGCCCGCAGTTCAACGACGTGACCAATTTCGTCGGCGCAGCCACCATCGCCCAGACCAAGCTCTTCAACCTCGACCCCGCAGGCGCGGTCCTCAAAGAAGACCGCCTCCGCGCACTCGCCGGCGACGGCGGCATCGGCGAATGCAGCTTCGCACAGAACTGCGTCATGACCTGCCCCAAGGGCCTCCCGCTCACCGAAGCCATTAGCGACATGGGCCGCGACGTCTTCGTCCAAAAAGTCAAAGACCTCTTCGCCCGCTAA
- a CDS encoding dipeptidase: MNRSRVFSHSLALLALTGTLAAQSAQSGKKMTPEEVHQSAIVVDTHADTPQRFVDQHWDFTSPLEGGMLNYDSAKKGNLDAQFFSIWVDPEQYPGDRAAFRTLELIDGTLEQVRKHPDKLRLCVSADDILQAHKDGKFAVLMGIEGGHSIEDSLGLLRDYYRLGVRYMTLTWSNTNDWADSSGDIDDPKVHHHDGLTPFGKQVVLEMNRLGMMVDISHVSDKTFWDTIATTKAPVIASHSSSRALTHAGRNMTDDMIRAVAKNGGVVMVNFYPAFIDEHWREAWNASRAERQKDYEVAEAPYKAKGLPIPFFVDDQVDRKYAAMIGRAPFDSLIDHFDHIIKVAGIDHVGIGTDFDGIPVPPAGIDSAADFPKITAALMARGYSAEDVRKVLGGNILRVFREVQADADHTEDVTIRAK, from the coding sequence ATGAACCGTTCCCGCGTCTTCAGCCACTCGCTCGCCCTGCTCGCACTCACCGGAACCCTCGCCGCCCAAAGCGCTCAATCAGGAAAGAAGATGACCCCAGAAGAAGTCCACCAGTCCGCCATTGTCGTCGACACCCACGCCGACACACCCCAGCGCTTCGTCGACCAGCACTGGGACTTCACCTCCCCGCTCGAAGGCGGCATGTTGAACTACGACTCCGCCAAAAAGGGCAATCTCGACGCGCAGTTCTTCTCCATCTGGGTCGATCCCGAACAGTACCCCGGCGACCGCGCCGCCTTCCGCACGCTCGAACTCATCGATGGCACGCTCGAACAGGTCCGCAAGCACCCCGACAAGCTCCGCCTCTGCGTCTCCGCCGACGACATCCTCCAGGCCCACAAAGACGGCAAGTTCGCCGTCCTCATGGGCATCGAAGGCGGCCACTCCATCGAAGACTCGCTCGGCCTCCTGCGCGACTACTACCGCCTCGGCGTCCGCTACATGACCCTCACCTGGTCCAACACCAACGACTGGGCCGACTCCTCCGGCGACATCGACGACCCCAAGGTCCACCACCACGACGGCCTCACCCCATTCGGCAAACAGGTCGTGCTCGAGATGAACCGCCTCGGCATGATGGTCGACATCTCCCACGTCTCCGACAAGACCTTCTGGGACACGATCGCCACCACGAAGGCCCCCGTCATCGCCTCGCACTCCTCCTCGCGCGCCCTCACCCACGCTGGCCGCAATATGACCGACGACATGATCCGCGCCGTAGCCAAAAACGGCGGCGTCGTCATGGTCAACTTCTACCCCGCCTTCATCGACGAGCACTGGCGCGAAGCCTGGAACGCCTCCCGCGCCGAGCGCCAAAAAGACTACGAAGTGGCTGAAGCGCCCTACAAGGCCAAGGGACTGCCAATTCCCTTCTTCGTCGATGACCAGGTCGACCGCAAGTACGCCGCCATGATCGGCCGCGCGCCATTCGACTCGCTCATCGACCACTTCGACCACATCATCAAGGTCGCGGGCATCGACCACGTCGGCATCGGCACCGACTTCGACGGCATCCCCGTCCCACCCGCAGGCATCGACTCCGCCGCCGACTTCCCCAAGATCACCGCAGCCCTGATGGCGCGCGGCTACAGCGCCGAAGACGTCCGCAAAGTCCTCGGCGGCAACATCCTGCGCGTCTTCCGCGAAGTCCAGGCCGACGCCGACCACACCGAAGACGTCACCATCCGCGCAAAATAA
- a CDS encoding flagellar motor protein, which produces MDIASIGGIIVALLGILSGMMMEGGKISQITQPTAALIVIGGTMGAVMLQFPLNIFLAALKQVAHVFMPGKSSGEEVLKQIVTFANKARKSGIVSLDQDLATVEDPFLKQALMLAIDGTEPNEVRKIMEMELDNKSDLEEKIPQVFEAAGGYSPTVGIIGAVLGLIQVMQHLDNITEVGRGIAVAFVATIYGVAFANLIFLPVAGKLKIRAHHEHLIKEMMLEGVISILEGMNPRMIETKLRTYLSESTSSAHEEVHA; this is translated from the coding sequence ATGGACATCGCCAGCATCGGCGGCATCATCGTCGCACTCCTCGGCATTCTCTCCGGCATGATGATGGAGGGCGGCAAGATCTCGCAGATCACCCAGCCCACCGCAGCCCTCATCGTTATCGGCGGAACGATGGGCGCCGTCATGCTTCAGTTCCCTCTCAACATCTTCCTCGCCGCGCTCAAACAGGTCGCACACGTCTTCATGCCCGGCAAGTCCAGCGGCGAAGAAGTCCTCAAACAGATCGTCACCTTCGCCAACAAAGCCCGCAAAAGCGGCATCGTCTCGCTCGACCAGGACCTCGCCACCGTCGAAGACCCATTCCTCAAGCAAGCCCTCATGCTCGCCATCGACGGCACCGAGCCCAACGAGGTCCGCAAAATCATGGAGATGGAGCTCGACAACAAATCCGATCTGGAAGAAAAAATTCCGCAGGTCTTCGAGGCTGCCGGAGGCTACTCGCCCACCGTCGGTATCATCGGCGCCGTACTCGGACTCATCCAGGTGATGCAGCACCTCGATAACATTACCGAAGTCGGCCGAGGCATCGCCGTCGCATTCGTCGCCACCATCTACGGCGTTGCATTCGCCAACCTCATCTTTCTTCCCGTCGCGGGCAAGCTCAAAATCCGCGCGCATCACGAGCACCTCATTAAAGAGATGATGCTCGAAGGCGTCATCTCCATCCTCGAAGGCATGAACCCGCGCATGATCGAGACCAAGCTGCGCACCTATCTCTCTGAAAGCACCAGCTCAGCTCACGAGGAAGTCCACGCATGA
- a CDS encoding flagellar FlbD family protein, with amino-acid sequence MIQLTRLNGSRLAVNCDLIKYAEAAPDTVLTLITGEKLVVLEPCSEVSQRTLDYRAAVLRKAWPEASPALTAQSVNEADKCLSARKQGSQQQ; translated from the coding sequence CAGCCGTCTCGCCGTCAACTGCGACCTTATTAAGTACGCCGAAGCCGCGCCCGACACCGTGCTCACACTCATCACCGGCGAGAAGCTCGTCGTGCTCGAGCCCTGCAGCGAAGTCTCCCAGCGCACCCTCGACTATCGCGCCGCAGTGCTGCGCAAGGCATGGCCCGAAGCCTCACCCGCACTCACCGCACAGTCGGTCAACGAAGCAGACAAATGTCTCAGTGCGCGTAAACAAGGTTCACAACAGCAGTAA
- a CDS encoding succinate dehydrogenase, protein MATAASPASPATPPPQGIKGGVQPLRAGEGNSYFWRKLHSLTGIVPIGAFLIEHIISNFETVHGPLAYAKQVLFLNSLPLVRVLEWTLIFIPLAYHALYGVYIAVRGRNNVNVYPWAGNRMYLSQRVTGIIALLYIVYHVWTQRFSGVSLPEHPGAAFAKVQHELANPWILAVYVIAMIATTWHFAYGTWLFAAKWGITPGDKARKKFGYVCALGGIILCLMGLASIYAVVTAPPAPDDVMPMQTSSLTRPAPTTVKPGATNPIEPEQT, encoded by the coding sequence ATGGCCACCGCTGCCTCGCCAGCCTCTCCCGCGACACCGCCTCCCCAAGGTATTAAGGGCGGCGTGCAACCGCTCCGCGCAGGCGAGGGAAACTCCTACTTCTGGCGCAAGTTGCACTCGCTCACCGGCATCGTGCCCATCGGCGCCTTCCTCATCGAGCACATCATCTCGAACTTCGAGACCGTCCACGGCCCGCTCGCCTATGCCAAGCAGGTGCTCTTCCTGAACTCGCTGCCGCTGGTCCGTGTGCTGGAGTGGACGCTCATCTTCATCCCGCTCGCCTACCACGCGCTCTACGGCGTCTACATCGCGGTGCGCGGACGCAACAACGTCAACGTCTACCCCTGGGCGGGCAACCGGATGTACCTCTCGCAGCGCGTCACCGGCATCATCGCGCTGCTCTATATCGTCTACCACGTCTGGACGCAGCGCTTCTCGGGCGTCAGCCTGCCGGAGCATCCCGGCGCGGCCTTCGCCAAGGTCCAGCACGAACTCGCCAATCCGTGGATTCTCGCCGTCTACGTCATCGCCATGATCGCCACCACGTGGCACTTCGCCTACGGCACATGGCTCTTCGCCGCGAAGTGGGGCATCACCCCCGGCGACAAGGCCCGCAAGAAGTTCGGCTACGTCTGCGCCCTCGGCGGCATCATCCTCTGCCTGATGGGACTGGCCAGCATCTATGCCGTCGTCACCGCGCCGCCTGCGCCCGATGATGTGATGCCCATGCAGACATCGAGCCTTACTAGGCCTGCGCCTACTACAGTCAAGCCCGGCGCAACGAATCCAATTGAGCCGGAGCAAACTTGA
- the sdhA gene encoding succinate dehydrogenase flavoprotein subunit → MAAATPRIIVVGGGLAGLSAVIKIAEAGGKVDLFSIVPVKRSHSVCAQGGINSAKNLKGEGDTPWAHFDDTIYGGDFLANQTPVKQMCEQGPAIIDLLDRMGVPFNRTPEGLLDFRRFGGTLFHRTAFAGATTGQQLLYALDEQVRRFESEGKVQKYEGWEFLSAVLDNHGVARGICAMDLRTMEVRTFPADAIIVCTGGNGAIFGKSTNSVVCTGSAQSALYQQGAYYANGEFIQVHPTAIPGEDKLRLMSESARGEGGRVWVPKDKLDKRAPQSIPESDRWYFLEEWYPKYGNLVPRDVATRAIFKVVYEHGMGIDGQPMVYLDVSHLPPASQHKLEGILEIYEKFVGDDPRKVPMKIFPGMHYTMGGLWVDNQQQTNIPGVFAAGEADCSIHGANRLGANSLLSCIYGGFVAGPAAMQYAKSLPAQEGDGGAAAELARQNEFNQLLLNNPGTENPFRIWRELGETMTKHATIIRYNKGLEEADAKIVELLGRYRNVNLSDKSQWANTSFAFTRQLWNMLQLARVIVQGARLRDESRGAHYKPDFPERNDEKFLKTTKAAFKNDAPAFEYEAVDISHINPRPRRYDAAT, encoded by the coding sequence ATGGCAGCAGCAACTCCCAGAATCATCGTCGTAGGCGGCGGACTCGCCGGACTCTCCGCCGTCATCAAGATCGCCGAAGCCGGCGGCAAGGTCGATCTCTTCTCCATCGTCCCGGTCAAGCGTTCGCACTCCGTCTGCGCGCAGGGCGGCATCAACTCCGCCAAGAACCTGAAGGGCGAAGGCGACACCCCCTGGGCGCACTTCGACGACACCATCTACGGCGGCGACTTCCTCGCCAACCAGACCCCCGTCAAGCAGATGTGCGAGCAGGGCCCGGCCATCATCGACCTGCTCGACCGCATGGGCGTCCCCTTCAACCGCACCCCCGAGGGCCTGCTCGACTTCCGGCGCTTCGGCGGCACACTCTTCCACCGCACCGCCTTCGCGGGAGCCACCACAGGCCAGCAGCTTCTCTACGCGCTCGACGAGCAGGTGCGCCGCTTCGAGTCCGAGGGCAAGGTGCAGAAGTACGAAGGCTGGGAGTTCCTCTCCGCCGTGCTCGACAACCACGGCGTAGCCCGCGGCATCTGCGCGATGGACCTGCGCACGATGGAGGTCCGCACCTTCCCCGCCGACGCCATCATCGTCTGCACCGGCGGCAACGGAGCCATCTTCGGCAAATCCACCAACTCGGTCGTCTGCACCGGCAGCGCGCAGTCCGCGCTCTACCAGCAGGGCGCGTACTACGCCAACGGCGAGTTCATCCAGGTCCACCCCACCGCCATCCCCGGCGAAGACAAGCTGCGCCTCATGTCCGAGTCAGCTCGCGGCGAAGGCGGGCGCGTCTGGGTGCCAAAGGACAAACTCGACAAGCGCGCCCCGCAGTCCATCCCCGAATCCGACCGCTGGTACTTCCTAGAAGAGTGGTATCCGAAGTACGGCAACCTCGTCCCGCGCGACGTGGCCACCCGCGCCATCTTCAAGGTCGTCTACGAACACGGCATGGGCATCGACGGCCAGCCGATGGTCTACCTCGACGTCTCGCACCTGCCCCCGGCTAGCCAGCACAAGCTCGAAGGCATCCTCGAAATCTACGAGAAGTTCGTCGGCGACGACCCGCGCAAGGTGCCGATGAAGATCTTCCCCGGCATGCACTACACCATGGGCGGCCTCTGGGTGGACAACCAGCAGCAGACCAACATCCCCGGCGTCTTCGCTGCGGGCGAGGCCGACTGCTCCATCCACGGCGCGAACCGCCTCGGCGCAAACTCGCTACTCTCCTGCATCTATGGAGGCTTCGTCGCCGGCCCCGCCGCGATGCAATATGCGAAGTCGCTCCCCGCGCAGGAAGGCGACGGAGGCGCGGCAGCCGAGCTTGCCCGCCAGAACGAATTCAATCAGCTCCTCCTCAACAACCCCGGCACCGAGAACCCCTTCAGGATCTGGCGCGAGCTGGGCGAGACCATGACCAAGCACGCGACCATCATCCGCTACAACAAGGGCCTCGAAGAGGCGGACGCGAAGATCGTCGAACTGCTCGGTCGCTACCGCAACGTCAACCTCTCAGACAAGAGCCAGTGGGCCAACACCAGCTTCGCCTTCACGCGCCAGCTCTGGAACATGCTCCAGCTCGCCCGAGTCATCGTGCAGGGCGCGCGCCTCCGCGACGAGAGCCGCGGCGCACACTACAAGCCGGACTTCCCCGAGCGCAACGACGAGAAGTTCCTCAAGACCACCAAAGCAGCATTCAAAAATGACGCCCCCGCCTTCGAGTACGAAGCCGTGGACATCAGCCACATCAACCCACGCCCGCGCCGCTACGACGCCGCGACCTAA